The genomic DNA TGCGGGATCGGAACCGGCTCAGGGCTGCTCGCGTCGGTTCCGGCCCTGCTGTCCGGGACGGTCTGCTGTGGGCCCGTCGTCCTGATCGCACTCGGGATACAGGCGAGCGGCCTCCTGTTGACACTGTTCGCCTGGCTGTTACCGCTCGGAGAGGTTCTGCTGCTTGCCAGTCTGGTGTACGTCGCCGGGAGGATTGACATCGCGAACGCATCGAGCTGAGAGCGACAACAGATCGAAGCAGCGCTCGAGCCCGCGAATCCGACTCGTCCCCGACTCATACGGACTCCTGCGAGTCAGCACCAGCGGGTTCACGATCCGCCATGAGAGTGTGCCGGAAACAAGTGACAGGGGACCGTCTCAGTCGTAGGTATGGAAGTCAACCGCCTGCTCGAGCAACTCGTCCGGTATCCCCGGGACTTCCTCCGAGCGAACCGGGCCCTGTTCGTCGAGGATGTCGGAGTCCCGCGGGAAGTCCCGCAGCTGGAAGTGCACGTCGATTCCTGCTTTCGCGCCTTGTCCCATCCCGACTGGAAGCTGATTGTGGCCCGGCGTACAGTCGCCGACGGCGTAGACACTCTCGACGGAGGTTTGTCCGTGATCGCCGACCTCGATGGTCCCGTCGTCGTTGATCTCGCAGCCGAGTTCGCGGGCGAGGCCATTGTTGTATTCGGCACCGTACATAGCGAACCCTCCCTTGTACTCCCGGACAGTCCCATCCTCGAATTCGAGCGCTTTCAACCAGCCATCGTCGCCGTTCTGCACGCCTGTGACATCTTCGTGGATGACATCGATGGGGTGGTTCTCGAGCATGTCGTCCGTCTCGTCGCTCCACTCGGGGTCGTCGCCGCGGGTGAGCAGGTCGACCTCGTCGGTAAAATTCAGCATGATACCCGCGACGTGGGCCGCACTCTCTGAGTGGCCCATCACGTAGACTGATTTGTCGACGAACATGTGTGCGTCACAGTGCAGGCAGTAGTGGAGCCCGCGACCGGTCCGCGGTAGCGGCGGTTCCGGGCGGACGTCGTTGAACCCCGTTGCGAGGATCACGATCTCTGCTTCGTAGTCGTCATTGTTGCCCGACAGCCGGATCAGTCCCTCTTCTCTCTCTTCGCGAGAGCACGAGGAGACCATGTCCTGGTAGAAGTCACAGCCGTACTCCTCGAGTTGTTCCCGCCCGATAC from Natrinema sp. HArc-T2 includes the following:
- a CDS encoding NAD(P)/FAD-dependent oxidoreductase; translated protein: MSESQTATEYEVIVVGGGPAGMTAALYSTRLGHRTAVVSRGGGRAAMMQEVHNLLGVREETSGAEFLGIGREQLEEYGCDFYQDMVSSCSREEREEGLIRLSGNNDDYEAEIVILATGFNDVRPEPPLPRTGRGLHYCLHCDAHMFVDKSVYVMGHSESAAHVAGIMLNFTDEVDLLTRGDDPEWSDETDDMLENHPIDVIHEDVTGVQNGDDGWLKALEFEDGTVREYKGGFAMYGAEYNNGLARELGCEINDDGTIEVGDHGQTSVESVYAVGDCTPGHNQLPVGMGQGAKAGIDVHFQLRDFPRDSDILDEQGPVRSEEVPGIPDELLEQAVDFHTYD